The following proteins are encoded in a genomic region of Nocardioides renjunii:
- the gatC gene encoding Asp-tRNA(Asn)/Glu-tRNA(Gln) amidotransferase subunit GatC, with protein MPEISRDEVAHLADLARIDLSDAELDHLAPQLSVILESVASINGVAGDDVPPTSHAIPLTNVFREDVVVPGLSAEEALAGAPAVEGHRFSVPRILGEEA; from the coding sequence ATGCCCGAGATCTCCCGCGACGAGGTGGCCCACCTGGCCGACCTCGCCCGCATCGACCTCTCCGACGCCGAGCTCGACCACCTCGCCCCGCAGCTGAGCGTGATCCTCGAGTCCGTCGCCTCCATCAACGGTGTCGCCGGGGACGACGTGCCGCCCACGTCGCACGCGATCCCGCTGACCAACGTCTTCCGCGAGGACGTCGTGGTGCCGGGCCTGTCCGCCGAGGAGGCCCTCGCAGGCGCGCCGGCGGTCGAGGGTCACCGCTTCTCGGTGCCCCGCATCCTCGGTGAGGAGGCCTGA
- the gatA gene encoding Asp-tRNA(Asn)/Glu-tRNA(Gln) amidotransferase subunit GatA — translation MTTPASVTSTAAELSAALVDGSTTSVELTELHLDRIAEVDGAVHAFLHVDRDGALLQAAESDARRGRGEERGPLDGVPIAVKDVLATRGLPTTCGSRILEGWVPPYDATVVQRLRVAGLPILGKTNMDEFAMGSSTEHSAYGPTRNPWDLDRIPGGSGGGSAAAVAAFEAPLAIGTDTGGSIRQPGAVTGTVGVKPTYGGVSRYGLVALANSLDQAGPVTRTVLDAAMLHDVIGGHDLRDSTSIKQEWPSFTEAARTGASGDMTGVKVGVVTELAGDGWQRGVVGRFDESVELLVKAGAEVVEVSCPSFVHALAAYYLILPAEASSNLAKFDAMRFGLRVTPDGDPSAEDVMRATRDAGFGDEVKRRIILGTYALSSGYYDAYYGQAQKIRTLISRDFDAAFAQVDVLVSPTAPTTAFRLGEKLDDPMAMYLNDLATIPANLAGVPGISVPNGLAEEDGLPSGFQVLAPALADDRVYRVGAALEALHQQEWGGSLLDRAPALAAAPTTEVR, via the coding sequence ATGACCACGCCCGCCTCCGTCACCTCCACCGCGGCCGAGCTGTCCGCGGCCCTCGTCGACGGGTCCACCACCAGCGTCGAGCTGACCGAGCTCCACCTCGACCGCATCGCCGAGGTCGACGGCGCGGTCCACGCGTTCCTCCACGTCGACCGGGACGGCGCGCTCCTCCAGGCCGCGGAGTCCGACGCCCGCCGTGGCCGCGGCGAGGAACGCGGCCCGCTGGACGGCGTACCGATCGCGGTCAAGGACGTCCTCGCCACCCGTGGCCTGCCCACCACCTGCGGGTCCAGGATCCTCGAGGGCTGGGTCCCGCCCTACGACGCGACCGTCGTGCAGCGCCTGCGCGTCGCGGGCCTGCCCATCCTGGGCAAGACCAACATGGACGAGTTCGCGATGGGCTCCTCCACCGAGCACTCGGCCTACGGGCCCACCCGCAACCCGTGGGACCTCGACCGGATCCCCGGCGGGTCCGGCGGCGGCTCGGCCGCGGCCGTCGCGGCCTTCGAGGCGCCCCTGGCCATCGGCACCGACACCGGCGGGTCGATCCGCCAGCCCGGCGCCGTCACCGGGACCGTCGGCGTGAAGCCGACCTACGGCGGCGTGTCCCGCTACGGCCTCGTCGCCCTGGCCAACAGCCTCGACCAGGCCGGCCCGGTCACCCGCACGGTGCTCGACGCGGCGATGCTCCACGACGTCATCGGCGGGCACGACCTGCGCGACTCCACCTCGATCAAGCAGGAGTGGCCCTCCTTCACCGAGGCGGCCCGCACCGGCGCGAGCGGTGACATGACCGGAGTCAAGGTCGGCGTGGTCACCGAGCTGGCCGGCGACGGCTGGCAGCGCGGCGTGGTGGGACGCTTCGACGAGTCCGTCGAGCTGCTGGTCAAGGCCGGCGCCGAGGTCGTGGAGGTCTCCTGCCCCTCCTTCGTGCACGCGCTCGCGGCCTACTACCTGATCCTCCCGGCCGAGGCCTCGAGCAACCTGGCGAAGTTCGACGCCATGCGCTTCGGCCTGCGCGTCACACCCGACGGCGACCCGAGCGCGGAGGACGTCATGCGCGCGACCCGCGACGCCGGCTTCGGCGACGAGGTCAAGCGCCGCATCATCCTCGGCACCTACGCGCTCTCCAGCGGCTACTACGACGCCTACTACGGCCAGGCGCAGAAGATCCGCACGCTGATCAGCCGCGACTTCGACGCGGCCTTCGCGCAGGTCGACGTGCTGGTCTCGCCCACGGCGCCGACCACGGCGTTCCGGCTCGGCGAGAAGCTCGACGACCCGATGGCGATGTACCTCAACGACCTCGCCACCATCCCCGCCAACCTCGCCGGCGTGCCCGGGATCTCGGTCCCCAACGGCCTCGCCGAGGAGGACGGCCTGCCCAGCGGCTTCCAGGTGCTCGCACCGGCGCTGGCCGACGACCGCGTCTACCGCGTCGGCGCCGCGCTCGAGGCCCTCCACCAGCAGGAGTGGGGTGGCTCCCTCCTCGACCGGGCGCCCGCCCTGGCCGCTGCTCCGACCACCGAGGTGCGCTGA
- a CDS encoding response regulator — protein MDTHRVLIADDHEEFRHGLEALLAATPAVEVVGTAADGALAVAMALDLQPDVVLMDLHMPRLNGIDATVQIVRSSPHIGVLVLTMMEDEESVFAAVRAGARGYLLKGARRQEITRAVQAVGAGEVIFGPGIADRVMTYFAGARSRPSADAFPELTERERVVLGLIAEGKENGEIARQLDLSVKTVRNHASNIFAKLQVAHRAQAIVKARDAGMG, from the coding sequence ATGGACACGCACAGGGTGCTGATCGCCGACGACCACGAGGAGTTCCGGCACGGGCTGGAGGCGCTGCTGGCCGCCACGCCCGCGGTGGAGGTGGTCGGCACGGCCGCCGACGGCGCCCTCGCGGTCGCGATGGCTCTCGACCTGCAGCCTGACGTCGTCCTCATGGACCTGCACATGCCCCGGCTCAACGGGATCGACGCGACCGTCCAGATCGTCCGGTCCTCGCCCCACATCGGGGTGCTGGTGCTGACGATGATGGAGGACGAGGAGTCGGTGTTCGCGGCGGTCCGCGCGGGCGCCCGCGGCTACCTCCTCAAGGGAGCCCGCCGCCAGGAGATCACCCGCGCCGTCCAGGCGGTGGGCGCGGGCGAGGTGATCTTCGGGCCGGGGATCGCGGACCGCGTGATGACCTACTTCGCCGGGGCACGGAGCCGGCCGAGCGCCGACGCCTTCCCCGAGCTCACCGAGCGCGAGCGGGTCGTGCTCGGGCTGATCGCCGAGGGCAAGGAGAACGGCGAGATCGCACGGCAGCTCGACCTGTCGGTCAAGACGGTGCGCAACCACGCGAGCAACATCTTCGCCAAGCTGCAGGTCGCCCATCGCGCCCAGGCCATCGTCAAGGCACGCGACGCCGGGATGGGCTGA
- a CDS encoding sensor histidine kinase, with protein MSRTGRLLVLTAAWALPVAWVLTALLAGPSDGTTLTSSVSPPTPAGDRGGSVRVAQAYGDTPLLPGDEVLAVEGRTLSEWAAGTSPERTVGDVVRYEVRRSGEALDRIQQVEVTLVRYPLGAAVGAEPAVPLLAALLLLVGSAVYWSRSQATSARAFLVAAALLPATMTSAPFGTSVIDLAGSRGTWPQVVGEGLAALGLGALVVAVAALVPSARRGWLVPVAVLVPATAYAVWLTYALGRSEEPVLRVQALTTVVTPALWLAVPTLVVVAALGHAGAERREDVLATRLVLLGLAAGVGAWVLLGQVPAWVTGRAPLPPDVLAAASAGVVLGCLAAAAAHYRLDEIEPRVRRGLVQALVLVVVSGAFVVLARAVDAAADISVGSMLVGGLLALLLLPVAVAVQRLVRRVAYGDREFPHRVVSDLRRLDAVTAPEDALGEVLELLARRLHLSYAAVEVFATPSSEAISASIGAAGGTPATVDLAVGGTTLGRLAVEVDVGHDPFGPGDRRLLEDVGAQVGALVQAVRANRDLQLSRQRLIGAREEERRRLRRDLHDGLGPSLATMAMRLESAGDLIHADPGQAADLVARLSDQAREDISEVRRLVEGLRPPALDQLGLVSALRHLAAEHSAGVGAVGVPWTVSADDDLEPLPAAVEVAAYRIVLEAVTNVQRHSRADRCEVRLTRDDAALHLEVADTGGGLAPDRRAGVGLSSMRERAEELGGSFEVAPRSGGGTVVRARLPLGDD; from the coding sequence ATGTCGCGCACCGGCAGGCTGCTCGTGCTCACGGCGGCCTGGGCCCTGCCGGTCGCGTGGGTGCTGACCGCGCTCCTCGCCGGTCCGTCCGACGGCACCACCCTGACGTCGTCGGTGTCGCCCCCGACCCCGGCCGGGGACCGGGGCGGGTCGGTGCGGGTCGCGCAGGCGTACGGCGACACGCCCCTGCTGCCGGGCGACGAGGTGCTGGCGGTGGAGGGCCGCACGCTCTCCGAGTGGGCCGCGGGCACCTCGCCCGAGCGGACGGTCGGCGACGTGGTCCGCTACGAGGTGCGCCGATCGGGTGAGGCGCTCGACCGCATCCAGCAGGTGGAGGTGACCCTGGTCCGCTACCCGCTCGGCGCGGCGGTGGGCGCCGAGCCCGCGGTGCCGCTCCTCGCGGCACTGCTCCTGCTGGTCGGGTCCGCGGTCTACTGGAGCAGGTCGCAGGCCACGTCCGCGCGGGCGTTCCTGGTGGCGGCGGCGCTCCTCCCGGCGACGATGACGTCCGCCCCCTTCGGCACGTCCGTCATCGACCTGGCCGGCAGCCGCGGGACCTGGCCGCAGGTCGTCGGCGAGGGCCTCGCCGCGCTCGGACTGGGCGCGCTGGTGGTGGCCGTGGCCGCGCTCGTGCCGTCCGCCCGACGCGGGTGGCTGGTCCCCGTCGCCGTCCTGGTCCCTGCCACGGCCTACGCCGTGTGGCTGACGTACGCGCTGGGCCGGTCCGAGGAGCCGGTGCTGCGGGTGCAGGCGCTGACCACGGTGGTGACCCCGGCCCTGTGGCTCGCCGTGCCCACCTTGGTGGTCGTGGCCGCCCTCGGCCACGCGGGCGCCGAGCGACGCGAGGACGTCCTCGCGACGCGCCTGGTGCTGCTCGGGCTCGCCGCCGGGGTGGGGGCGTGGGTGCTGCTGGGCCAGGTGCCGGCCTGGGTGACGGGGCGGGCGCCCCTGCCTCCCGACGTGCTGGCCGCAGCGTCGGCGGGTGTGGTGCTGGGGTGCCTGGCGGCCGCTGCGGCGCACTACCGGCTGGACGAGATCGAGCCCCGGGTGCGCCGCGGCCTCGTGCAGGCGCTGGTGCTGGTGGTGGTCAGCGGCGCGTTCGTCGTCCTGGCCCGCGCCGTGGACGCGGCCGCGGACATCTCCGTGGGCTCCATGCTGGTGGGAGGCCTGCTCGCGCTGCTCCTGCTCCCCGTCGCCGTGGCCGTCCAGCGGCTGGTGCGGCGCGTCGCCTACGGTGACCGCGAGTTCCCGCACCGGGTCGTCTCGGACCTACGCCGCCTGGACGCGGTGACGGCCCCGGAGGACGCGCTCGGGGAGGTCCTGGAGCTGCTGGCGCGGCGCCTGCACCTGTCGTACGCGGCCGTCGAGGTGTTCGCGACGCCGTCCTCCGAGGCGATCTCCGCCTCCATCGGTGCGGCCGGAGGGACCCCGGCCACGGTCGACCTCGCGGTGGGCGGGACGACCCTCGGCCGGCTGGCGGTCGAGGTGGACGTCGGCCACGACCCGTTCGGCCCCGGCGACCGACGCCTCCTGGAGGACGTCGGCGCGCAGGTGGGCGCGCTGGTGCAGGCCGTCCGGGCCAACCGCGACCTGCAGCTGTCACGCCAGCGCCTCATCGGCGCGCGGGAGGAGGAGCGGCGACGGCTCCGCCGCGACCTGCACGACGGCCTCGGGCCGTCGTTGGCCACCATGGCGATGCGGCTGGAGTCCGCGGGCGACCTCATCCACGCCGACCCCGGCCAGGCCGCCGACCTGGTGGCGCGGCTCTCGGACCAGGCGCGCGAGGACATCAGCGAGGTGCGGCGCCTCGTGGAGGGGCTCCGACCGCCCGCCCTCGACCAGCTCGGGCTGGTCTCCGCGCTGCGACACCTCGCGGCCGAGCACAGCGCGGGCGTCGGTGCCGTGGGCGTCCCGTGGACCGTGTCCGCCGACGACGACCTCGAGCCCCTGCCCGCGGCCGTGGAGGTCGCGGCGTACCGCATCGTGCTGGAGGCGGTGACCAACGTGCAGCGCCACAGCCGCGCCGATCGGTGCGAGGTGCGGCTCACCCGCGACGACGCCGCGCTGCACCTCGAGGTGGCCGACACGGGCGGGGGCCTGGCTCCCGACCGCCGCGCGGGTGTAGGCCTGTCCTCGATGCGTGAGCGGGCCGAGGAGCTCGGTGGCTCGTTCGAGGTGGCGCCGCGATCGGGCGGCGGCACCGTCGTCCGGGCGCGGCTGCCGCTCGGCGACGACTGA
- a CDS encoding N,N-dimethylformamidase beta subunit family domain-containing protein, whose amino-acid sequence MRPRGTTGAGTASVLACLLVGLAGLAGCEAGRGSVAVGGGQPSATGGASSRVEAQEPRTAPPQPRGSEGWRMRRPAEHGEVAAYTTHAGGVPGTLVGLKVSTTEGGYQVSAWRIGSYAGGTSAFVWESGFRVGRLQPAPRFAPASTRTVVAPWTRDLTVDTTTWEPGLHVFRLRTDTGWETQVPYVVTSPSAAGTVALVAPVTTWQAYNTWGGYSLYTGANGDTRSHAVSFDRPYQGMGSVNDYRLAAIPVVVRAEATGVPLSYFTNVDLHTTPRALQGARGYVSMGHDEYWTTTMRDVVLDARAAGTNLVFLGANTMYWRVRLVARGSVPARVMVGYRHDAHADPVRPTGSEDTTARFRDPPVPRPEHDLVGMQYECYPVDTDYVVASPGWWGFRGTGVRRGDRVAGLVGGEADRVYPDERLPRPMQVLSHSPYACRGVATSAQSVYYTAPSGAGVFSAGTLRWGCAMVDRCERPLGAATRRFTQTVTGTLVREFARGPVGDRHPARDNVADFDLPLANTVPAS is encoded by the coding sequence ATGAGGCCACGAGGGACGACGGGAGCGGGGACGGCATCGGTGCTCGCCTGCCTGCTGGTGGGGCTGGCGGGGCTGGCGGGCTGCGAGGCCGGACGGGGGTCGGTGGCGGTCGGCGGGGGGCAGCCGTCCGCCACCGGCGGGGCGTCCTCGCGGGTCGAGGCGCAGGAGCCGCGGACCGCTCCCCCGCAGCCGCGGGGTTCGGAGGGCTGGCGGATGCGCCGGCCCGCCGAGCACGGCGAGGTGGCGGCCTACACCACGCACGCCGGCGGCGTGCCGGGCACGCTCGTGGGCCTGAAGGTGTCGACCACCGAGGGCGGCTACCAGGTGTCGGCGTGGCGCATCGGGTCGTACGCCGGCGGCACGAGCGCGTTCGTCTGGGAGTCGGGCTTCCGGGTCGGGCGCCTCCAGCCGGCACCCCGCTTCGCCCCGGCCTCGACCCGCACCGTGGTGGCGCCGTGGACGCGCGACCTCACCGTCGACACGACCACCTGGGAGCCCGGCCTCCACGTCTTCCGGCTCCGCACCGACACCGGCTGGGAGACGCAGGTGCCCTACGTCGTGACGTCGCCGTCGGCGGCGGGCACCGTCGCCCTCGTCGCGCCGGTGACCACGTGGCAGGCCTACAACACCTGGGGCGGCTACAGCCTCTACACGGGCGCGAACGGCGACACCCGCAGCCACGCGGTCAGCTTCGACCGCCCCTACCAGGGCATGGGCAGCGTCAACGACTACCGCCTGGCCGCGATCCCGGTTGTCGTCCGCGCCGAGGCGACCGGCGTGCCCCTGTCCTACTTCACCAACGTCGACCTGCACACGACGCCCCGGGCGCTGCAGGGGGCCCGGGGGTACGTCTCGATGGGCCACGACGAGTACTGGACCACCACCATGCGCGACGTCGTCCTCGATGCCCGGGCCGCCGGCACCAACCTCGTCTTCCTCGGCGCCAACACCATGTACTGGCGGGTGCGCCTCGTTGCCCGCGGGTCGGTCCCGGCCCGGGTGATGGTCGGCTACCGGCACGACGCGCACGCCGACCCGGTGCGGCCGACGGGGTCGGAGGACACCACCGCCCGGTTCCGCGACCCGCCGGTCCCCCGGCCCGAGCACGACCTCGTCGGCATGCAGTACGAGTGCTACCCCGTCGACACCGACTACGTCGTGGCGAGCCCGGGGTGGTGGGGGTTCCGTGGCACCGGCGTACGCCGCGGTGACCGCGTGGCGGGCCTCGTCGGCGGCGAGGCGGACCGGGTCTACCCCGACGAGCGCCTCCCGCGACCGATGCAGGTGCTGAGCCACTCGCCGTACGCGTGCCGGGGCGTCGCCACCTCCGCCCAGTCGGTCTACTACACGGCGCCCTCAGGTGCAGGCGTGTTCAGCGCCGGGACCCTCCGGTGGGGGTGCGCCATGGTCGACCGGTGCGAGCGTCCGCTCGGCGCGGCCACGCGGCGCTTCACGCAGACCGTGACCGGCACGCTCGTGCGGGAGTTCGCGCGCGGACCGGTCGGTGATCGCCACCCGGCGCGGGACAACGTCGCCGACTTCGACCTCCCGCTCGCCAACACGGTCCCGGCGAGTTGA
- a CDS encoding calcium-binding protein, translating to MRLVRPLVPVLVAAAGLAAPLALIPAADAAAETCAGIRATIVGNDKANTLTGTPRRDVIDGRGGNDTIRGVAGNDVICGGDGADSILGGEGNDRILGESDLLRVDQFGRVVKQGDTVAGGPGDDAIDLGYDSRPAGEGTRVVLDGLSYANAPAPVVVDFRAGSTVPIAAEGNDAVTGYDAGIRIVATPFADTIKGTNSDDAVLARGGDDTIFGRGGDDTIAADAPGTVGNDRIFGEAGDDDLSGTVGIDTFIGGSGSDTLSSTSESHQSFRGGSGVDTVTFPIPVESGFVAKGHGGQDKLRLLPSSNPALKPTVRIDQQRKSTIRDLLPFTLEGRITGFSDVVLPARALSIFKGSNESEVVTAHPDYRVKVYGRGGADVLTGSDEPDRLDGGKGFDIARGRGGNDTCKAAEKRSSC from the coding sequence ATGCGTCTCGTCCGTCCACTCGTCCCCGTCCTGGTCGCGGCCGCCGGCCTCGCCGCGCCGCTCGCGCTCATCCCGGCGGCGGACGCCGCCGCCGAGACGTGCGCCGGCATCAGGGCCACGATCGTCGGCAACGACAAGGCGAACACCCTCACCGGCACCCCCCGCCGCGACGTGATCGACGGCCGCGGGGGCAACGACACCATCCGGGGCGTCGCGGGCAACGACGTCATCTGCGGCGGCGACGGGGCCGACTCGATCCTGGGCGGCGAGGGCAACGACCGCATCCTCGGCGAGAGCGACCTGCTCCGCGTCGACCAGTTCGGCCGAGTCGTGAAGCAGGGCGACACCGTCGCCGGCGGCCCGGGCGACGACGCCATCGACCTCGGCTACGACTCCCGACCGGCGGGCGAGGGCACCCGGGTGGTGCTCGACGGACTGTCCTATGCCAACGCGCCGGCGCCGGTCGTGGTCGACTTCCGCGCCGGCTCCACGGTGCCGATCGCCGCGGAGGGCAACGACGCCGTCACCGGCTACGACGCCGGCATCCGGATCGTCGCCACGCCGTTCGCCGACACGATCAAGGGCACCAACTCCGACGACGCGGTCCTCGCCCGTGGCGGCGACGACACCATCTTCGGGCGGGGCGGCGACGACACGATCGCCGCCGACGCCCCGGGCACGGTGGGCAACGACCGCATCTTCGGGGAGGCCGGTGACGACGACCTCAGCGGCACCGTCGGCATCGACACCTTCATCGGCGGGAGCGGCAGCGACACGTTGTCCTCCACCTCCGAGAGCCACCAGTCCTTCCGCGGCGGGAGCGGCGTCGACACCGTCACCTTCCCGATCCCGGTCGAGTCGGGCTTCGTGGCCAAGGGCCACGGCGGCCAGGACAAGCTGAGGCTGCTGCCCAGCTCCAACCCGGCGCTCAAGCCGACGGTCCGGATCGACCAGCAGCGGAAGAGCACCATCCGCGACCTCCTCCCGTTCACGCTCGAGGGCAGGATCACCGGCTTCAGCGACGTGGTGCTGCCCGCCCGGGCGCTGTCGATCTTCAAGGGCAGCAACGAGTCGGAGGTCGTCACCGCGCACCCCGACTACCGGGTCAAGGTCTACGGCCGCGGCGGCGCCGACGTGCTGACGGGCTCCGACGAGCCCGACCGGCTCGACGGCGGCAAGGGCTTCGACATCGCCCGGGGCCGCGGCGGCAACGACACCTGCAAGGCCGCGGAGAAGCGCTCGAGCTGCTGA
- the gatB gene encoding Asp-tRNA(Asn)/Glu-tRNA(Gln) amidotransferase subunit GatB, giving the protein MPFDDVLAAYDPAIGLEVHVELNTASKMFCGCPATFGGEPNAGVCPTCLGLPGAMPVVNGKAVESAIRIGLALNCEIAEWCRFARKNYFYPDMPKNFQTSQYDEPIAFDGWMDVTVPTEGGEDEVVRVEIERAHMEEDTGKSLHVGGATGRIHGADHSLVDYNRAGIPLIEIVTRPILGAGERAPEVARAYVAQLRELIVALGVSEARMDQGNLRADVNLSLSPKDSGVLGTRTETKNVNSFRSVERAVRFEMQRHAAILSGGGSILQETRHWHEDTGVTTSGREKSDAEDYRYFPEPDLVPVAPSREWVEELRGTLPENPTARRARLQAEWGFSDLEMRDTVGAGALGLVEETIAQGAAPQAARKWWLGELARRSNEDGVDLVDLPITPADVARIQALVDEGTVNDKLARQVFEGVLAGEGTPDEVVERRGLAVVSDDAALGAAVDAAIAANPAVADKIRDGKVAAAGALIGAVMKEMRGQADAGRVRELILEKLS; this is encoded by the coding sequence ATGCCCTTCGACGACGTGCTGGCGGCCTACGACCCCGCCATCGGCCTCGAGGTCCACGTCGAGCTCAACACCGCCTCGAAGATGTTCTGCGGCTGCCCGGCGACCTTCGGCGGCGAGCCCAACGCCGGGGTGTGCCCGACCTGCCTCGGCCTGCCGGGCGCGATGCCGGTCGTCAACGGCAAGGCCGTGGAGTCCGCGATCCGGATCGGGCTCGCGCTCAACTGCGAGATCGCCGAGTGGTGCCGCTTCGCGCGGAAGAACTACTTCTACCCGGACATGCCGAAGAACTTCCAGACCTCGCAGTACGACGAGCCGATCGCCTTCGACGGCTGGATGGACGTCACGGTCCCGACCGAGGGCGGTGAGGACGAGGTCGTCCGCGTCGAGATCGAGCGCGCCCACATGGAGGAGGACACCGGCAAGTCGCTGCACGTCGGCGGCGCCACCGGCCGCATCCACGGCGCCGACCACTCGCTCGTCGACTACAACCGTGCCGGCATCCCGCTCATCGAGATCGTCACCCGCCCGATCCTCGGTGCGGGGGAGCGGGCCCCGGAGGTCGCCCGGGCCTACGTCGCGCAACTGCGCGAGCTGATCGTGGCGCTCGGCGTCTCCGAGGCGCGGATGGACCAGGGCAACCTGCGCGCCGACGTCAACCTGTCGCTGTCGCCGAAGGACAGCGGCGTGCTCGGCACCCGCACCGAGACCAAGAACGTCAACTCCTTCCGCTCGGTCGAGCGGGCGGTCCGCTTCGAGATGCAGCGCCACGCCGCGATCCTCAGCGGCGGTGGCTCGATCCTGCAGGAGACCCGCCACTGGCACGAGGACACCGGGGTCACCACGAGCGGTCGCGAGAAGTCCGACGCCGAGGACTACCGCTACTTCCCCGAGCCCGACCTGGTGCCCGTCGCGCCGAGCCGCGAGTGGGTCGAGGAGCTGCGCGGCACGCTCCCGGAGAACCCGACCGCACGACGTGCGCGGCTGCAGGCCGAGTGGGGCTTCAGCGACCTCGAGATGCGCGACACCGTCGGTGCCGGCGCGCTCGGGCTGGTCGAGGAGACCATCGCCCAGGGTGCCGCTCCGCAGGCCGCCCGCAAGTGGTGGCTCGGCGAGCTCGCGCGGCGCAGCAACGAGGACGGCGTCGACCTCGTCGACCTGCCCATCACCCCCGCCGACGTCGCGCGCATCCAGGCGCTGGTCGACGAGGGCACGGTCAACGACAAGCTGGCCCGACAGGTCTTCGAGGGCGTGCTGGCCGGGGAGGGCACCCCGGACGAGGTCGTCGAGCGTCGCGGGCTGGCCGTCGTGTCCGACGACGCCGCGCTCGGCGCCGCCGTCGACGCCGCCATCGCCGCCAACCCCGCCGTCGCCGACAAGATCCGCGACGGCAAGGTGGCCGCGGCCGGGGCGCTCATCGGCGCAGTGATGAAGGAGATGCGCGGGCAGGCCGACGCCGGTCGCGTGCGGGAGCTGATCCTCGAGAAGCTCTCCTGA
- a CDS encoding LCP family protein, with translation MTRLVRLLTRLAVLAAVALVVPAASVQPTTISLTTIGTAKAVDAGEGVLWVLALGSEAAPGEDVMTGRTDAIQLIGVRWKTGHAVAIGLPRDLYVELPSGRARISTALQEGGPEGAAQEVEDLLGITPEVVLVTGFDGFRTMMRAVGDVTVESPFAFTTEEGGVDVRRGPNTFDAEQALDYVTTREGLPASDFDRAANHQRLLLGVLARLRAAEDEEGFMEQAALAAMSGLQTDLSPSEVYRLVQALTTVDPARTSACIITGEFAVEFGADVVYPDPVQARAVGADARDDARLQGGCRDGSG, from the coding sequence ATGACGCGCCTCGTCCGGCTCCTCACCCGGCTCGCGGTCCTCGCGGCCGTCGCCCTCGTCGTACCGGCCGCGTCGGTGCAGCCGACCACGATCAGCCTGACGACCATCGGCACCGCCAAGGCGGTCGACGCCGGCGAGGGGGTCCTCTGGGTCCTCGCCCTCGGGTCGGAGGCCGCCCCGGGCGAGGACGTGATGACCGGCCGGACCGACGCCATCCAGCTCATCGGGGTCCGCTGGAAGACCGGCCACGCGGTGGCCATCGGGCTCCCCCGCGACCTCTACGTCGAGCTGCCCTCCGGTCGCGCGCGGATCAGCACCGCCCTGCAGGAGGGTGGCCCCGAGGGGGCGGCGCAGGAGGTCGAGGACCTGCTCGGCATCACGCCCGAGGTGGTCCTCGTGACCGGGTTCGACGGGTTCCGCACCATGATGCGCGCGGTCGGCGACGTGACGGTCGAGTCGCCCTTCGCCTTCACCACCGAGGAGGGCGGCGTCGACGTCCGTCGCGGCCCCAACACGTTCGACGCCGAGCAGGCGCTCGACTACGTCACGACCCGCGAGGGGCTCCCCGCCAGCGACTTCGACCGCGCCGCCAACCACCAGCGGCTGCTGCTCGGCGTGCTGGCGCGCCTGAGGGCCGCCGAGGACGAGGAGGGCTTCATGGAGCAGGCCGCCCTGGCCGCGATGTCGGGGCTGCAGACCGACCTCTCCCCGTCCGAGGTCTACCGCCTGGTGCAGGCGCTGACCACGGTCGACCCCGCGCGCACCTCGGCGTGCATCATCACGGGCGAGTTCGCCGTCGAGTTCGGCGCCGACGTCGTCTACCCCGATCCCGTCCAGGCCCGGGCGGTGGGCGCGGACGCGCGCGACGACGCCCGCCTCCAGGGCGGGTGCCGCGACGGCTCCGGCTGA